From a region of the Oscarella lobularis chromosome 7, ooOscLobu1.1, whole genome shotgun sequence genome:
- the LOC136189460 gene encoding ras-related protein Rab-15-like, with the protein MSKNYDVLLKLLLLGDSGVGKTSLLCRYVDEEVRSTHVATIGIDFKLKTIELGGKRIRIQIWDTAGQERFETLTSQYYRRAQGILLLYDISSDKSFKNVRKWISNISEYAESNVKMVLVGNKCDIDAGRQVTAKQGQQLASEYGVKFLECSAVKNLNVTEAFRKLAEEVVVVPNENAKNRTLDRKENEAPSIYLSSQSQEEGTSENKCSC; encoded by the exons ATGTCGAAAAACTACGACGTCCTTCTCAAACTGCTTCTCCTCGGCGACAGCGGCGTCGGCAAAACGAGCCTCCTCTGTCgctacgtcgacgaggaggtCCGTTCGACGCACGTCGCTACGATAG GAATCGACTTCAAGCTGAAGACGATCGAATTGGGAGGCAAACGGATCCGAATCCAAATATG GGACACGGCCGGACAGGAACGATTCGAAACGCTCACTAGCCAGTATTATCGTCGCGCGCAG GGCATCCTGTTGTTATACGACATATCGAGCGACAAATCGTTCAAGAACGTTCGCAAGTGGATATCGAACATATCTGAA TACGCGGAGTCGAACGTAAAGATGGTTCTTGTGGGAAATAAGTGCGATATCGACGCTGGTCGTCAGGTCACTGCGAAACAAGGCCAACAA CTTGCCTCTGAATATGGAGTCAAGTTTTTGGAGTGTAGTGCCGTGAAAAATCTCAATGTTACCGAG GCGTTCAGAAAACTAGCTGAGGAAGTGGTGGTGGTTCCAAATGAG AATGCAAAAAATCGGACACTagacagaaaagaaaatgaggCGCCCTCAATTTATCTATCGTCGCAATCGCAAGAAGAAGGAACCTCTGAGAATAAATGCAGTTGCTGA
- the LOC136189462 gene encoding ubiquitin-like FUBI-ribosomal protein eS30 fusion protein, whose product MQIFVNAQTTHVVDVDDTMTVADLKNAVGSAEDLPIDDLLLTHAGRPLEDDELLCGVLSNSAGVDVTLRIPGGKVHGSLARAGKVRGQTPKVDKQEKKKKKTGRAKRRMQYNRRFVNVVAGFGGRRRGPNSNQ is encoded by the exons ATGCAAATCTTTGTCAATGCCCAAACGacccacgtcgtcgacgtggacGACACGATGACGGTCGCCGATCTCAAGAACGCCGTCGGTTCGGCGGAAGATCTTCCAATCGACGATCTACTCCTCACGCACGCTGGCCGGCctctcgaagacgacgaactaCTTTGCGGCGTACTATCGAACAGCGCCGgagtcgacgtcacgctCAGAATACCAGGAG GAAAAGTACACGGATCGTTGGCGCGCGCCGGCAAGGTTCGCGGCCAAACGCCGAAAGTCGACAagcaggaaaagaagaagaagaagacgggaCGAGCGAAGAGACGAATGCAGTAcaatcgtcgtttcgtcaacgtcgtcgccggcttCGGCGGTCGTCGAAGGGGCCCCAACTCCAACCAATAG
- the LOC136189458 gene encoding synaptotagmin-2-like encodes MYVVLLGLLCGIAAAVIILLVVCLCHRCGLLDSCIRSTKPDSDYPIIGFPSPDALSGRTEYVQPSFTDDGDLDPRPGRRAPPPVAAAEIPGSAVDAAVLRERLARLAYDSGDESPMPLGQLDFSVGYDSDAMALAGVVMGATQLPIVRGRAPTTFVHVTLLPGQHYRYKTSTKREETNPRFDEAFRFGVVDLDELIGSGLLQFRLYHSDWLRKEELIGWYDVNLGDYGKARLCSGVRESCPLNSPAILRKVSSLSSQSSYSETPLSGGSAPHSARIVGETPEMLRRQLGFVSIEKSIDSHHHSDGTLSESDLSEGHFQASPKRSSQRRSRKISARMGGGMIQLSISYSEENARLLVIVLKAKDLPMRKGGQAPDVFARLHLYSNLDRRKHSKKSTSVKKTNPDPVFNESFSLHCATSDLDHVTLVVSVMDRDSSGESVLLGRVNLGVEASGEREARHWLDVVSQETAGRNITAWHALKK; translated from the exons ATGTACGTCGTCCTACTGGGTCTCCTGTGCGgcattgccgccgccgtcatcatccttctcgtcgtctgccTGTGCCATCGATGCGGACTCCTCGACTCGTGCATACGCTCAACCAAACCCGATTCCGACTATCCCATCATCGGGTTTCCGTCTCCGGACGCGCTCTCCGGTCGAACGGAGTACGTCCAACCGTCGttcaccgacgacggcgatctcGACCCGCGACCGGGTCGACGCGCTCCGccgcccgtcgccgccgccgaaataCCCGGATCTGctgtcgacgccgccgtcctGCGCGAACGACTCGCACGACTCGCCTacgacagcggcgacgaatcgcccATGCCGCTCGGACAACTCGATTTCAGCGTCGGTTACGATTCCGACGCTATGGCGTTGGCCGGCGTCGTCATGGGCGCGACGCAATTGCCGATCGTTCGCGGacgcgcgccgacgacgttcgttcaTGTCACCCTGTTGCCCGGGCAACACTATCGGTacaagacgtcgacgaaacgcgaggAGACGAATccgcgtttcgacgaagccTTTCGATTTGGGgtcgtcgatttggacgaGTTGATTGGGAGCGGATTGCTGCAGTTTCGGCTCTATCATAGCGATTGGCTGCGAAAGGAGGAGCTCATTGGCTGGTATGACGTTAACTTGGGAGACTACGGAAAGGCGAGACTGTGTAGCGGTGTGCGCGAGAGTTGCCCGCTGAACAGTCCGGCTATTTTG cGTAAGGTGTCGTCCCTGTCCAGTCAGTCTTCCTATAGTGAGACTCCTCTGTCTGGTGGAAGTGCTCCTCATTCGGCGCGCATCGTCGGGGAAACGCCCGAGATGTTGCGACGACAACTCGGCTTCGTTTCCATCGAGAAGTCGATCGATTCGCATCATCACAGCGACGGAACGCTGAGCGAATCGGATTTGAGCGAGGGGCATTTTCAGGCGTCGCCGAAACGGTCGTCGCAACGGCGATCGCGGAAAATCAGCGCGAGAATGGGAGGCGGCATGATTCAGCTTTCGATTAGCTACAGTGAGGAGAACGCCCGTCTTTTGGTCATTGTTCTGAAAGCGAAAGATTTGCCTATGAGGAAAGGTGGCCAGGCTCCAG atgtgTTTGCTCGGTTGCATCTCTATAGCAATCTCGATCGAAGAAAGCActcaaagaaatcgacgagtgtgaagaaaacgaatccgGATCCCGTTTTCAACGAGTCGTTTAGTCTCCACTGTGCCACCAGCGATCTCGACCACGTGACGCTCGTCGTATCCGTCATGGATCGAGATAGCAGTGGGGAAAGCGTTCTGCTTGGACGAGTCAATCTCGGCGTGGAAGCGTCGGGAGAACGCGAGGCTCGACACTGGTTGGACGTCGTTTCCCAAGAAACGGCGGGTAGAAACATCACGGCCTGGCATGCCTTGAAAAAATAG